In Haemophilus parainfluenzae, one genomic interval encodes:
- a CDS encoding phosphoribosylaminoimidazolesuccinocarboxamide synthase: MTQLSLKKIYSGKVRDLYEIDDKRMLMVASDRLSAFDVILDDPIPRKGEILTQISNFWFNKLAHIMPTHFTSDSVYDVLPKEEADLVKDRAVVCKRLKPIKIESIVRGYLTGSGLKDYKQTGTICGLKLPEGLVEASKLPEPIFTPSSKEEVGNHDINISYEECEKAIGAELAAQVREKAIALYTEAAKYALTKGIIICDTKFEFGLDENGTLTLMDEVLTPDSSRFWSVDTYKEGTNPPSFDKQFVRDWLEQSGWDKQPPAPKVPKEVIEKTVAKYQEALDLLTK; the protein is encoded by the coding sequence ATGACACAACTTAGTCTAAAAAAAATCTATTCGGGAAAAGTGCGTGATCTTTATGAGATCGATGATAAACGGATGTTAATGGTCGCCAGTGACCGTTTGTCTGCATTTGATGTGATTTTAGATGATCCTATTCCACGCAAAGGGGAAATTCTGACTCAAATTTCCAATTTTTGGTTCAATAAGTTAGCCCATATTATGCCGACTCATTTTACTAGCGATTCAGTTTATGATGTGTTACCAAAAGAAGAAGCTGATTTAGTGAAAGATCGTGCAGTGGTATGTAAGCGTTTGAAACCAATAAAAATTGAATCTATCGTGCGTGGTTATTTAACGGGTAGCGGGCTAAAAGATTATAAGCAAACGGGCACCATTTGTGGTTTGAAATTACCAGAAGGATTAGTTGAGGCAAGTAAATTACCAGAGCCGATTTTCACACCATCAAGCAAAGAAGAAGTGGGCAATCACGATATCAATATTAGCTATGAAGAATGTGAAAAAGCAATTGGCGCAGAGTTAGCGGCACAAGTCAGAGAAAAAGCGATTGCACTTTATACTGAGGCTGCCAAATATGCGCTGACTAAAGGCATTATTATTTGTGATACTAAATTTGAATTTGGTTTAGATGAAAATGGTACGCTCACTTTAATGGATGAGGTATTAACACCAGATTCTAGTCGTTTTTGGTCAGTTGATACTTATAAAGAAGGAACAAATCCGCCCTCATTTGATAAGCAATTTGTACGAGATTGGTTAGAGCAAAGTGGTTGGGATAAACAACCGCCAGCGCCTAAAGTACCAAAAGAAGTGATTGAAAAAACAGTTGCTAAATATCAAGAGGCGTTGGATTTATTAACAAAATAA
- a CDS encoding alpha/beta fold hydrolase produces MSSSQLLNYQFHQTKQAINSPTLVFIHGLFGDMNNLGGIARAFSDNYNILRVDLRNHGQSFHSETMNYDVMADDVWQLIDHLQLDKVILIGHSMGGKTAMKMTALQPQRVEKLVVIDIAPVANSSTGHDDVFRGLFAVKKAQPQTRQQAKPILESEIADPSVVQFMLKSFEPTSSEYFRFNLTALFEHYAELMDWQEVYANTPTLFIKGGLSSYIKPEYTEIILKQFPNATSFTINGCGHWVHAEKPDFVIRAIDRFLNKN; encoded by the coding sequence ATGTCATCTTCCCAATTATTAAACTATCAATTTCATCAAACAAAACAAGCAATTAATTCGCCTACCTTAGTTTTTATTCACGGCTTATTTGGGGATATGAATAATCTTGGGGGTATCGCCCGTGCATTTAGCGATAACTATAACATTTTACGTGTAGATTTACGCAATCACGGACAAAGTTTTCATTCAGAAACAATGAATTACGATGTCATGGCTGATGATGTATGGCAACTTATCGATCACCTTCAATTAGATAAAGTGATCTTAATTGGCCATTCGATGGGCGGAAAAACGGCAATGAAAATGACCGCACTTCAACCACAACGAGTAGAAAAACTCGTTGTAATTGATATTGCTCCAGTGGCTAATAGCAGTACGGGACATGATGATGTTTTCCGTGGTTTGTTTGCAGTGAAAAAAGCGCAACCACAAACTCGTCAACAAGCTAAACCTATTTTAGAAAGTGAAATTGCCGATCCTAGCGTGGTGCAATTTATGTTAAAATCTTTTGAGCCAACTTCAAGTGAATATTTTCGTTTCAATTTGACCGCACTTTTTGAGCATTATGCGGAACTGATGGATTGGCAGGAAGTTTATGCTAATACGCCTACTCTCTTTATTAAAGGCGGGCTTTCATCTTATATTAAACCTGAATATACAGAAATTATTCTAAAACAATTCCCGAATGCGACCTCTTTCACTATCAATGGTTGTGGGCACTGGGTTCATGCGGAAAAACCAGATTTTGTGATACGTGCAATTGATAGGTTTCTAAATAAGAATTAA
- a CDS encoding phosphodiester glycosidase family protein — MKKTIRFLTALLGGSSLLMSVSALAEYRTFNDGNITYGIFQAKPEEVQLHWKDAEGNDYQSLTRLKNALEDSYNVKMVMNAGIYSMNNVPAGLWIEQGKELNALNTKSGKGNFHVQPNGVFAIAGNKPYILTTAAYQKSKLKPDFALQSGPMLIIHGKMNPQFRASLESYHKRNAVCLTKQNELLFLMTIKGEPNLYTLSQGLLKIGCHDALYLDGTISNWYIPGQFNTLHWKRFVGMISVLDVNKK, encoded by the coding sequence ATGAAAAAAACGATTAGATTTTTGACCGCACTTTTAGGTGGCTCATCGCTACTGATGAGTGTATCAGCCCTAGCTGAATATCGAACCTTTAATGATGGCAATATTACTTACGGGATTTTCCAAGCTAAACCTGAAGAAGTGCAGCTACATTGGAAAGATGCTGAAGGTAACGATTATCAAAGTTTAACGCGCCTCAAAAATGCCCTAGAAGATAGCTATAACGTGAAAATGGTCATGAATGCAGGCATTTATAGCATGAATAATGTGCCTGCAGGATTATGGATTGAGCAAGGAAAAGAGCTCAATGCGTTAAATACAAAATCAGGTAAGGGTAATTTCCATGTGCAGCCTAATGGCGTGTTTGCCATTGCTGGAAATAAACCCTATATTTTAACAACCGCTGCGTATCAAAAAAGCAAACTCAAACCAGATTTTGCATTGCAATCAGGCCCGATGTTGATTATTCATGGAAAAATGAATCCGCAATTTCGAGCTAGCCTAGAAAGCTATCATAAGCGCAATGCAGTGTGTTTGACGAAGCAAAATGAATTACTTTTCTTGATGACGATAAAAGGTGAGCCTAACCTTTATACCTTAAGCCAAGGTTTGCTGAAAATAGGTTGTCATGACGCCTTATATCTTGATGGAACAATATCTAATTGGTACATTCCAGGGCAATTTAACACCTTGCATTGGAAGCGTTTTGTTGGAATGATCTCCGTTCTTGATGTGAACAAAAAATAG
- a CDS encoding SDR family oxidoreductase — protein sequence MKSVAIVGLGWLGLPLALHLKELGWCVKGSKQSPEDAQKLHQLGIETYPFSLSDEIKHLPDHICTLFNVDALIITLPPSRFSSQQYCEHLAFLANQAKKQGVQHLIFTSSTSVFPDISRQFDESSQLSAETEIGKTLIQAEQYLFQSEISHCDILRLAGLIGKQRHPVKFLAGKRNLKQGNSPVNLVHLEDCIQAITTLLMNPNGLRTYHLCAPIHPTRAEYYTKAAVFYDLSIPQFDCSDSDPKRIIMADKICRDLGFSYRYPNPDDMLEKCGDF from the coding sequence ATGAAATCTGTTGCAATAGTTGGTTTAGGTTGGTTAGGCTTACCGCTGGCGCTGCACTTAAAAGAGCTTGGTTGGTGTGTAAAAGGATCAAAACAATCCCCTGAGGATGCTCAAAAATTGCATCAGCTAGGTATTGAAACTTATCCTTTTTCTCTTTCTGATGAAATAAAGCATTTACCAGACCATATTTGCACTCTTTTTAATGTAGATGCTCTCATTATCACCTTACCACCTAGCCGTTTTTCTTCTCAACAGTATTGTGAACATCTTGCTTTTTTAGCTAATCAAGCAAAGAAACAAGGTGTACAGCACTTGATTTTTACCAGTTCAACTTCTGTTTTTCCTGATATCTCGAGGCAATTTGATGAAAGTTCTCAACTTTCAGCTGAAACAGAAATTGGTAAAACACTGATACAAGCCGAGCAGTATTTATTCCAATCAGAAATATCTCATTGCGATATTCTTCGACTTGCAGGATTAATTGGGAAACAACGCCATCCGGTTAAATTCTTAGCAGGAAAACGAAATTTAAAACAGGGTAATTCACCTGTTAATTTGGTGCATCTAGAGGATTGCATTCAAGCTATTACTACCTTACTCATGAATCCAAATGGATTGCGAACTTACCATCTTTGCGCGCCAATTCATCCTACTCGAGCAGAATATTACACAAAAGCAGCGGTATTTTATGATTTATCCATACCACAATTCGATTGTAGTGATTCGGATCCGAAACGAATCATTATGGCAGATAAAATTTGTCGAGATTTAGGCTTCTCTTATCGTTATCCAAATCCCGATGATATGTTAGAAAAGTGCGGTGATTTTTGA
- the hemA gene encoding glutamyl-tRNA reductase: protein MTLLVLGINHKTASVAVREKVAFSEEKRQLALQQIHQQDLAESAVILSTCNRTEIYLHHRQISPQECKQWQTNCTNWFANIHQLSVDELNKSIYTHQNQQAANHLMRVACGLDSLILGEPQILGQVKQAFQISEDYYQAANIPLSSTLSRLFQKTFATAKRVRTETNIGESAVSVAYAACSLARQIFESLRELQILLVGAGETIELVSRHLLRHGVKKLMIANRTLSRAEQLVENLASNTPIEVYSLDELQTPLNQADIVISSTGSPNVLITKAMAEIAEKARQFKPTLMVDIAVPRDIDENVSELESVYHYTVDDLQDIIQRNLSQREQASEQAQDIITQECTDFFEWLKVHQFSNLIRHYRDEAENTRQELLEKALHQIQQGENAEKILQELSYKLMNKLIHAPTQTMQAMMKSGNAEGLHAFSNALHLTHPLNEKND, encoded by the coding sequence ATGACCCTTCTTGTTCTTGGCATTAATCATAAAACGGCTTCTGTTGCTGTTCGTGAGAAAGTCGCTTTTTCTGAAGAAAAGCGGCAGCTTGCCTTACAACAAATTCACCAACAAGATTTGGCAGAAAGTGCGGTTATTCTTTCTACCTGTAACCGTACAGAGATTTATCTTCACCATCGTCAAATTTCACCCCAAGAGTGTAAGCAATGGCAAACGAACTGTACAAATTGGTTTGCTAATATTCATCAGCTTTCTGTCGATGAATTAAATAAGAGTATTTACACACATCAAAATCAACAAGCAGCGAATCATTTAATGCGAGTGGCCTGTGGTTTGGATTCATTAATTTTGGGTGAGCCGCAAATTTTAGGACAGGTGAAACAAGCGTTCCAAATCAGTGAAGATTATTATCAAGCGGCGAATATTCCGCTTTCAAGCACGCTTTCTCGTTTGTTCCAAAAAACCTTTGCTACAGCAAAACGTGTACGCACTGAAACCAATATTGGTGAAAGCGCTGTATCGGTGGCTTATGCAGCTTGTAGTTTGGCACGTCAAATTTTTGAATCTTTACGTGAATTACAAATTTTGCTCGTTGGGGCAGGGGAAACCATTGAATTGGTAAGCCGTCATTTATTACGCCATGGTGTAAAAAAATTGATGATTGCTAACCGCACTTTATCTCGCGCTGAACAGTTGGTGGAAAACTTAGCATCTAATACACCGATAGAAGTGTATTCTCTCGATGAGTTGCAAACACCACTAAATCAAGCGGATATTGTTATCAGCTCAACAGGCAGTCCGAATGTTTTAATCACCAAAGCAATGGCTGAAATTGCGGAAAAAGCACGCCAATTTAAACCGACTTTGATGGTGGATATTGCGGTGCCGCGTGATATTGATGAAAACGTCTCGGAATTAGAAAGTGTGTATCATTACACCGTAGATGATTTGCAAGATATTATTCAACGCAATCTTTCTCAACGTGAGCAAGCATCAGAGCAAGCGCAAGACATCATTACACAAGAATGCACGGATTTCTTCGAGTGGTTGAAGGTTCATCAGTTCTCTAATTTGATTCGTCATTATCGTGATGAGGCGGAGAATACTCGACAAGAATTACTCGAAAAAGCCTTACACCAAATTCAACAAGGTGAGAATGCTGAAAAAATTTTGCAAGAATTAAGTTATAAATTAATGAATAAACTCATTCATGCACCAACCCAAACCATGCAAGCCATGATGAAATCCGGTAATGCGGAAGGTTTGCATGCCTTTTCCAATGCTTTGCATTTAACCCATCCTTTAAATGAAAAAAACGATTAG
- the seqA gene encoding replication initiation negative regulator SeqA, producing the protein MKIIEVDEELYQYIAAQTQSIGESASDILRRLLNLPAHATSKVDFFESDVSTENTKSAVHSEPVLAEKTTEVSQPKVEPVEPPKVVKKQSDEAINHIVDKVRALLNSAEFKEEPKAVVRFLSILRTLYRTNPESFAQATESLQGRTRVYFARDEGTLLVAGNHTKPKQIPDTPYWVITNTNSNRKMLMLEGAMQSMHLPEYLIDEVRPYFVSN; encoded by the coding sequence ATGAAGATAATTGAAGTTGATGAAGAATTATATCAATACATTGCTGCACAAACTCAGTCTATTGGAGAAAGTGCTTCTGATATTCTTCGCCGTTTGTTGAATTTACCCGCTCATGCAACAAGCAAGGTTGATTTCTTTGAATCAGACGTATCAACTGAAAACACAAAAAGTGCGGTGCATTCTGAGCCTGTTTTAGCTGAAAAAACAACCGAAGTATCTCAACCAAAAGTTGAACCTGTTGAGCCGCCAAAAGTAGTGAAGAAACAATCGGACGAAGCAATTAATCACATTGTTGATAAAGTTCGTGCTCTCTTGAATTCTGCTGAATTTAAAGAAGAGCCAAAAGCAGTTGTGCGTTTTTTAAGTATATTGCGTACGCTTTATCGTACCAATCCAGAAAGCTTTGCACAGGCAACTGAAAGCTTACAAGGCCGTACTCGTGTGTATTTTGCTCGTGATGAAGGGACTTTACTAGTGGCGGGTAATCACACTAAACCAAAACAAATTCCTGACACACCATATTGGGTGATTACCAATACCAATAGTAATCGTAAGATGCTCATGCTAGAAGGGGCGATGCAATCTATGCATTTGCCGGAATATTTAATTGACGAAGTTCGCCCTTATTTCGTTAGCAACTAA
- the fur gene encoding ferric iron uptake transcriptional regulator, with protein sequence MSEENIKLLKKAGLKITEPRLTILALMQEHKNEHFSAEDVYKILLEQGSDIGLATVYRVLNQFDEARILIRHNFEGNKSVFELAPTEHHDHIICEDCGKVFEFTDNIIEQRQKEISEQHGIKLKAHSLYLYGKCSDINKCEEKK encoded by the coding sequence ATGTCTGAAGAAAACATCAAATTACTCAAAAAAGCAGGGTTGAAAATCACCGAACCACGGCTGACTATCCTTGCATTAATGCAAGAACATAAAAATGAGCATTTCTCAGCTGAAGACGTGTATAAGATCTTGTTAGAACAAGGTAGTGACATTGGTCTTGCAACTGTATATCGCGTACTTAATCAATTTGATGAAGCACGTATTTTAATTCGTCATAATTTTGAAGGTAACAAGTCTGTTTTTGAACTTGCACCAACAGAACACCACGATCACATTATCTGTGAAGATTGCGGTAAGGTATTTGAGTTTACTGATAACATTATCGAACAGCGTCAAAAAGAAATCAGTGAGCAACATGGTATCAAATTAAAAGCACACAGTTTATACCTCTACGGTAAATGTAGCGATATCAACAAATGTGAAGAGAAAAAATAA
- the menE gene encoding o-succinylbenzoate--CoA ligase, which produces MQKFPWQAFAQNSAYANQIALRNSQGDPFTWAELAEKINQVEAFLLQQGVTAQSAVAFCGKNSEKILFLYLSVIQLGAKILGINPAFPQEKREELCQVYGVDFCYQTEDIHYLAVKALPEHNADFTKAATMTLTSGSTGLPKAVVHNVSAHLANAEGVCALMNFGKDQSWLLSLPLYHVSGQGIVWRWLYAGATLVLPKEDFYQSIGEVSHVSLVPTQLQRWFDYLTEHPQPVQTQAVLLGGTQIPVKLTQMLSELDIRSYSGYGMTEMASTVFAKQSDGKIGVGQPLLGREFKLMNEEVWLKGAGLAMGYWRDGRIDPLTNHEGWFQTKDKGQWLDDELVIQGRLDNMFISGGENIQPEEIEKVIAQSDLVKQIFVLPKHDEEFGHRPVAIVEFHTSFNESAVESLNVFLQGRLERFKQPVAYYELPQDLIQGAIKISRKALADWLSQQ; this is translated from the coding sequence ATGCAAAAATTTCCTTGGCAAGCATTTGCCCAAAATTCAGCATATGCAAATCAGATCGCGTTGCGAAATTCGCAGGGCGATCCTTTTACTTGGGCAGAACTTGCTGAGAAAATTAATCAGGTGGAAGCCTTTCTTTTACAACAAGGTGTGACAGCGCAAAGTGCGGTTGCTTTTTGTGGTAAAAATTCAGAAAAGATCTTATTTCTTTATTTATCCGTTATTCAGCTAGGTGCAAAAATTTTAGGTATCAATCCTGCATTTCCTCAAGAAAAAAGAGAAGAATTGTGCCAAGTATATGGGGTGGATTTTTGTTATCAAACCGAAGATATTCATTATTTAGCTGTTAAAGCATTACCCGAACATAACGCTGATTTTACAAAAGCGGCAACGATGACGCTAACATCGGGCTCGACTGGTTTGCCTAAAGCGGTGGTGCATAATGTGTCTGCTCATTTAGCTAATGCAGAAGGCGTTTGTGCCTTAATGAATTTTGGCAAAGATCAATCATGGCTACTTTCTTTACCGCTTTATCATGTTTCTGGACAAGGTATTGTGTGGCGTTGGCTGTATGCGGGAGCAACTTTAGTACTACCGAAAGAAGATTTTTATCAATCTATTGGTGAAGTTTCTCATGTTTCTCTCGTGCCAACGCAATTACAGCGTTGGTTTGATTATTTGACGGAGCATCCTCAGCCAGTTCAAACACAAGCCGTGTTATTAGGTGGGACACAAATCCCTGTAAAATTAACCCAAATGTTAAGTGAATTAGATATTCGAAGCTATTCAGGCTATGGTATGACAGAAATGGCTTCTACCGTATTCGCTAAACAATCGGATGGAAAAATTGGTGTAGGTCAACCTTTGCTTGGTCGAGAGTTTAAGTTAATGAATGAAGAAGTTTGGTTAAAAGGTGCAGGGCTTGCCATGGGATATTGGCGCGATGGACGTATAGATCCACTCACGAATCACGAAGGCTGGTTCCAAACCAAAGATAAAGGTCAATGGCTTGATGATGAATTAGTCATTCAAGGCCGATTGGATAATATGTTTATTTCCGGTGGTGAAAATATTCAGCCGGAAGAAATTGAAAAAGTGATTGCACAATCAGATTTGGTGAAACAAATCTTTGTTTTACCTAAACATGATGAGGAATTTGGCCATCGCCCTGTCGCAATTGTTGAATTTCATACCTCATTTAATGAAAGTGCGGTCGAATCTCTCAACGTTTTTTTACAAGGGCGATTGGAGCGATTTAAGCAACCCGTTGCCTACTATGAACTCCCTCAGGATTTAATCCAAGGGGCAATAAAGATTTCTCGCAAAGCACTCGCCGATTGGCTGTCGCAACAATAG
- the fldA gene encoding flavodoxin FldA, with translation MAVVGLFYGSDTGNTENIAKMIQKQLGNELVDIRDIAKSSKEDIEGYDFLLFGIPTWYYGEAQADWDDFFPTLEEIDFTDKLVGIFGCGDQEDYADYFCDAIGTVRDIVEPRGAIIVGNWSTDGYTFEASKALLDDGNFIGLCIDEDRQPELTAERVEKWTKQIYDEMCLAELA, from the coding sequence ATGGCAGTTGTCGGTTTATTTTACGGTAGTGACACAGGTAATACAGAAAACATTGCAAAAATGATTCAAAAGCAATTAGGTAACGAACTCGTTGATATTCGTGACATTGCAAAAAGCTCGAAAGAAGATATCGAAGGTTATGATTTTTTACTTTTCGGTATTCCTACTTGGTATTACGGTGAAGCACAAGCTGACTGGGATGATTTTTTTCCTACCTTAGAAGAAATTGATTTTACTGACAAGTTAGTCGGTATTTTTGGCTGTGGCGATCAGGAAGATTATGCTGATTATTTCTGTGATGCGATCGGTACAGTACGTGATATCGTTGAACCACGTGGCGCGATTATCGTGGGCAATTGGTCAACTGATGGCTACACCTTTGAAGCATCAAAAGCATTATTAGACGACGGAAACTTTATCGGTTTGTGTATCGATGAAGATCGTCAACCAGAACTCACAGCCGAACGTGTAGAGAAATGGACGAAACAAATCTACGATGAAATGTGTTTAGCAGAATTAGCTTAA
- the argG gene encoding argininosuccinate synthase: MSNTILQHLPKGQKVGIAFSGGLDTSAALLWMRQKGAVPYAYTANLGQPDEDDYNAIPKKAMEYGAENARLVDCRAQLAHEGIAAIQCGAFHISTGGATYFNTTPLGRAVTGTMLVAAMKEDDVNIWGDGSTFKGNDIERFYRYGLLTNPNLKIYKPWLDQQFIDELGGRFEMSKFLIENGFDYKMSVEKAYSTDSNMLGATHEAKDLEELSTGIKIVKPIMGVAFWDENVQVKPEVVTVRFEEGVPVALNGKTFDNVVELFLEANRIGGRHGLGMSDQIENRIIEAKSRGIYEAPGMALFHIAYERLVTGIHNEDTIEQYRINGLRLGRLLYQGRWFDPQALMLRETAQRWVARAITGEVTLELRRGNDYSILNTESPNLTYAAERLSMEKVENAPFDPIDRIGQLTMRNLDVADTRGKLSIYSQVGLLTAGKDSVLPQLGKK; encoded by the coding sequence ATGTCAAATACGATTCTGCAACATTTACCTAAAGGTCAAAAAGTTGGTATTGCTTTTTCAGGCGGGCTAGATACCAGCGCTGCATTACTTTGGATGCGTCAAAAAGGTGCGGTACCTTATGCTTATACAGCAAACTTAGGTCAACCCGATGAAGATGATTACAATGCAATTCCGAAAAAAGCGATGGAATATGGTGCGGAAAATGCGCGTTTAGTGGATTGTCGTGCGCAGTTAGCCCATGAAGGGATTGCGGCTATTCAATGTGGTGCATTCCATATTTCTACTGGTGGAGCAACCTATTTCAACACCACACCACTTGGTCGTGCGGTAACAGGTACGATGCTTGTTGCAGCAATGAAAGAAGATGATGTCAATATCTGGGGTGATGGTTCAACTTTTAAAGGTAATGATATTGAGCGTTTTTATCGTTATGGTTTATTAACCAACCCAAATTTAAAAATTTACAAACCATGGTTAGATCAACAATTCATCGATGAGTTGGGTGGTCGTTTTGAAATGTCAAAATTCTTAATCGAAAATGGTTTTGACTACAAAATGTCGGTAGAAAAAGCCTATTCAACTGACTCTAATATGTTAGGTGCAACTCACGAAGCGAAAGACTTAGAAGAGTTAAGCACAGGCATTAAAATTGTGAAACCAATTATGGGCGTAGCATTCTGGGATGAAAATGTTCAAGTGAAACCAGAAGTGGTGACTGTTCGTTTTGAAGAAGGTGTGCCAGTTGCCTTAAATGGTAAAACATTTGACAACGTAGTAGAGCTTTTCTTAGAAGCAAATCGTATTGGTGGTCGTCATGGTTTAGGCATGTCAGACCAAATTGAAAACCGTATTATTGAAGCAAAATCACGTGGTATTTATGAAGCACCGGGAATGGCATTATTCCACATTGCTTATGAGCGTTTAGTCACCGGTATTCACAATGAAGATACTATTGAACAATATCGTATCAATGGTTTACGTTTAGGTCGTTTGTTATACCAAGGACGTTGGTTTGATCCACAAGCATTAATGTTACGTGAAACTGCACAACGCTGGGTGGCTCGTGCGATTACAGGTGAAGTGACATTAGAACTTCGTCGCGGTAATGATTATTCAATCTTAAATACTGAATCACCAAACTTAACTTATGCGGCAGAACGTTTAAGTATGGAAAAAGTGGAAAATGCACCATTTGATCCAATCGATCGTATTGGTCAATTAACCATGCGTAACTTAGATGTAGCAGATACACGCGGAAAATTAAGTATCTACTCTCAAGTAGGTCTATTAACTGCAGGGAAAGATTCCGTTTTACCACAATTAGGTAAAAAATAA
- the prfC gene encoding peptide chain release factor 3, whose product MSYPLEEVNKRRTFAIISHPDAGKTTITEKVLLYGNAIQKAGSVKGKGSAQHAKSDWMEMEKQRGISITTSVMQFPYNECLVNLLDTPGHEDFSEDTYRTLTAVDSCLMVIDSAKGVEERTIKLMEVTRLRDTPIITFMNKLDRDIRDPMELLDEVESILKIHCAPITWPIGCGKLFKGVYHLYKDETYLYQSGQGSTIQEVRIVKGLNSPELDAAVGDDLAQQLRDELELVKGASNEFDLDLFLSGELTPVFFGTALGNFGVDHFLDGLTEWAPAPQARQADTRKVSAEEEKFTGFVFKIQANMDPKHRDRVAFLRVVSGKYEKGMKLKHVRIGKDVVISDALTFMAGDRTHADEAYAGDIIGLHNHGTIQIGDTFTQGEDLKFTGIPNFAPELFRRIRLKDPLKQKQLLKGLVQLSEEGAVQVFRPLSNNDLIVGAVGVLQFDVVVSRLKSEYNVEAIYETVNVATARWVECADNKKFEEFKRKNEQNLALDGGDNLTYIAPTMVNLNLAQERYPDVTFFKTREH is encoded by the coding sequence ATGAGTTATCCATTAGAAGAAGTGAATAAACGTCGCACATTTGCGATTATTTCCCACCCTGACGCGGGTAAAACCACCATCACCGAAAAAGTATTGTTATACGGCAATGCCATTCAAAAAGCAGGCTCAGTAAAAGGTAAAGGCTCTGCACAACATGCAAAATCTGACTGGATGGAAATGGAAAAACAACGTGGTATTTCCATTACGACTTCCGTGATGCAATTCCCTTACAATGAGTGCTTAGTGAATTTATTGGATACGCCGGGGCATGAGGATTTCTCGGAAGATACCTACCGTACTTTGACGGCTGTGGATAGCTGCTTAATGGTTATCGATTCTGCAAAAGGGGTTGAAGAACGTACCATTAAATTAATGGAAGTGACCCGTTTACGCGATACGCCAATTATCACTTTCATGAATAAACTTGACCGTGATATCCGTGATCCAATGGAATTATTAGATGAAGTGGAAAGCATATTAAAAATCCATTGTGCGCCAATTACTTGGCCGATTGGTTGCGGTAAATTGTTTAAAGGGGTTTATCATTTATATAAAGATGAAACCTATCTTTATCAAAGTGGACAAGGCTCTACTATTCAAGAAGTACGAATCGTGAAAGGCTTAAATAGCCCTGAATTAGACGCTGCCGTAGGTGATGACTTAGCCCAACAACTGCGTGATGAATTAGAGCTAGTAAAAGGTGCAAGTAATGAATTTGATTTAGATTTATTCTTAAGTGGTGAATTGACGCCTGTCTTTTTTGGTACTGCATTAGGTAACTTCGGTGTCGATCATTTCTTAGATGGTTTAACCGAATGGGCACCTGCACCACAAGCTCGTCAAGCTGATACCCGTAAGGTTTCAGCAGAAGAAGAAAAATTCACTGGTTTCGTGTTTAAAATCCAAGCTAACATGGATCCAAAACACCGCGACCGCGTGGCTTTCCTACGCGTAGTTTCTGGCAAATATGAAAAAGGCATGAAACTTAAACACGTGCGTATTGGTAAAGATGTGGTTATTTCTGATGCGCTCACCTTTATGGCGGGAGATCGTACCCATGCCGATGAGGCCTATGCTGGTGATATTATCGGCTTACACAATCATGGCACAATTCAAATTGGCGATACCTTCACACAAGGTGAAGATCTGAAATTTACCGGCATTCCAAACTTTGCCCCTGAATTATTCCGTCGCATTCGTTTGAAAGATCCGCTTAAACAAAAACAATTGTTGAAAGGCTTAGTACAACTTTCTGAAGAAGGTGCTGTGCAAGTATTCCGTCCATTAAGCAATAATGATTTGATTGTTGGCGCGGTCGGTGTATTACAGTTTGACGTGGTTGTTTCGCGTTTGAAATCTGAATATAACGTTGAAGCCATTTACGAAACGGTCAACGTCGCAACGGCTCGTTGGGTGGAATGTGCGGATAACAAAAAATTTGAAGAGTTCAAACGTAAAAATGAGCAAAACCTAGCATTAGATGGTGGGGATAATCTCACTTATATCGCACCGACTATGGTAAACCTAAACCTTGCACAAGAACGTTATCCTGATGTGACCTTCTTTAAAACAAGGGAACATTAA